TTTAATTGGCTCTCCAACATCCTCACAAAAATAATAACAAgttcaatttataaaatttaaaaatatgagagTATCTATCAAGTTTCTAAGTTCTAAGAGTTCTAATAAGTTTCGATCATAAAGAACTTAAGCGAAAAATTTAAATGGTGACAAATTAACATACCAAATCAACCTTCCATTAACAAAGATTAACTCAAAAATTAATGTGAGTTACGATTATAAATTTAAGAGGTCAATTTGAGTCGTTTAAAATTCTAAAGATCAATTTAAATTAAACCTAAAATTTTAAGGAcgaaattaaatattaacttagATGTTTAAAATTACAATTACTTTGATGAGTCATTAATGTTAATTCATAATTGTATTAAAATTTGGATAATTTAGAGAGTGTCaacttcggttttttttttattctctacaatttttgtcttttttaaacaaattttccATAATTACATCGTCACTTTACATAGTAATATAGTGATTATTAGTATTCACTTAGGTGctaacataaaaataacattttcccATCAACTTTGATACATCATATTAGCTGAACTTTGTATGTAGATAAATTCTTTACGCTAGTAGCTAATAGTAGAGAAGTATGCATACATATGTACCGTATATATAGTTAGTGTTAGAGACTTGTGTTTTATTTGAAGCCAAATTCACAAATAAGAATTAAGGAGCactaaagagaagagttatttcaaAGATTCTTTGAAATCATAACACTGGTGACTCTCTTTTCCCTCCAAAAGAAGCAGTCacagtcttcttcttcttcttcttcttggttcttcttCATTCCCTGCAACAATGGCACCTCGCTGTTCGTGCTGGTTCCCAGTGTACTTCTTGGTGTCGGTGACATTGGGAGTCATAGCAATCTCCTCCGCCGTGCACTCCAGCTCCAAGAACTCCTCCCAAGAAGTCACTCCCCCAATACCCAATGACGTCTCCCTCAACGCCTCCGAAGCCCTCCGCCGTGCCGGCTTCACCGTCATCGCCGACCTCCTCCACCACAAGCCTCCCTTCTTTCATCCCCCCAACAACTCCACCATCTTCGCCATCAAAGACTCCGCCATCACAGACAACTCCTCCCTCCCTCCATGGCTCCTCAAGAACCTCCTCCTCTACCACACGGCCACCTCCATCTACACCATGCAAGACCTCCTCAACAACACCACCCTAGGCTCTTGCCTTCCCACCCTCTTCCGCCAGAAGAAGCTCTCGGTCACCAAAATCGATCCCAACCTAAGAACAATCGAGATCAACCGCGTCCTTATCTCAAACCCCGACATCTACCTCGATTCTCAGCTCGCCGTTCACGGCGTTCTTTCACCATTCGCTTCTGTTCGCCGTCAAGATCCCCAGTCGTGGGGCTTGGACGACGCTCAGCCACCAACTTGTCGCGTGAACATGAACACAAGAAGAAACCCTCCGCCGGCTCAAGCCTCTAATGGCTATAGTAGTTCTTCGAACAACCAAAGCGCTATTGAGTGGAACAGGATCGTGCAGTTGCTGGGTTCAAAAGGTTACTCGTCGTTTTCAATAGCCCTGCATTCGGTTCTTGAAGGGATTTCGAAGGACTCGGTGGGTTTGACGTCTGCTACGATCTTCGCGCCTCCTGATATGGCGCTTCTGGGGTACCCTTCGACGTTGCTTGATAGGGCTGTGAGGCTTCACATTCTGCCAAAGAGGCTGACGTATCAGGAGCTGACGTTGTTGCCGGTAAGGAGCTTGTTGAGGACTCTGATGCCCGACGATGAGCTTGAAATCGATGGGGTTCTAGGGTTCCTGCCAGGTGTTGTTATCAGTGGCGTTGAGATTGTAGCACCTGACATGTTAACTTCTGATGGATTCGTCGTTCATGGCATTTCTAGACCTTTTAAGATGCCTGAGCTTACTGCTTGAGTTTCAATTTCAATATGGTTCGTCCATACTTATATGATTCATGtaacttttgatttttcttattttgtataGTTGCCTCTGTTTCTTATTGTTTGTAACGCTAAACTTCTTTCTCTATTTCTATTTCTATATCAGAAATTTAGCTTTGTATATCTATGACGAAATTAGAAAGGATGTTTCACATGTGCAAATAACATTAGATATCCGTATTCCGtaacatttttaaaattgaatgatATAAGGCCTCTCTGATATGATATGTGGTAGAGCTATGATAGGATGCAGAATAGTTTTCAATCTGCTTCGTTCATAGATCAAAACTATGATAGGATGCAGAATTGCAGATGAAGATCTCTCGCTGGGTTACTTACAGGGGTCAGCTACTACAGAGGGTAGTCACTTGTGAGGGATTGGGCCTTGTTTCCTCATTGGGCTTCTtcctttattttataatttttcttatggCCCATTGGGCCTCTTATGTGTGCAGAAAAACACATACTCAAAATGTTATAAAAGCATTTTCACAAATATTAGTGGAATCTCAAATTTCAAAACTATCaattaaaaatgtttttataaaatataaatttaagtttttaatttacttcatttttatttattaaaataaaagattagaAATTTTCTTGAGaatatatattagctaaattttataaaaaatatttgacatGAATTTCTTCGTGTTAGGAACTTTTTTCATTAATCACTGCTTACGTAAGGTATCGAAAATCTGGAAGTGGTTTACACCTTCttcaacttgaagatcaaagaaggtGGTATGCAATTTGACACATCATGCAAATTATAAATGGATAATATAATAACTTTAGGAAATTTCCACCGACTACCCATGTTTTCGCTTGCTTCCGTCTAGGAAAGTCCTACAAAGAAACCTTCATGAATGAATAATCCATATTCCATATCTCTTCTTACTTTGTAGTGTTTGAGATCCAATTCATATTTTAAGAGTTTCTTATTAATTATCAATAACTTACCATGTgaaaggaataaaaaaaaaaagaagaagagaaagctaATGAATTGGTTTAGATTTGGAATTGAATCCACAATAATTCATTTTCTATGATAAATTGATTTCATATTTCTTGTTGGTATACATCATGTCATACTATTATAATAGTCTCATCATGGGTTCCTGCATTCATAATAGCAGCTTGGTTGCAGGGAATTACACTACTGAAAAACCAATGGCTTCAATGAAAATGAATAAGCTTCTGATTTATGTGCAGCACTTGTAACTATTTTTTCATAGATTTAAAAAAGgggagtaaaagaaaaagaagccaaATAACAAATGCAATGATGAAGTGCCCCCAGTAGTAACTATATATGCATTACCCCATCCcatttcccaaaaaaaaaaattattgaaagcaTAATAAGCTTATAATTATACTGTGTTTAGTACATTTGTTTTTTCTCCGGTGAAAtgtaatgaagaagaaaggatgaAAACTTAAGATTGGTTCCCTATTCCCTTTAATCAATAGAATACTGTTGATGCATGTAATTCATGTTGCAGAGCCTGTTGAAGTAAGAAACAAGAGTCCTCCATCAACTGTGGACTCAATCTGAACATGAGGACGCAGAACTCCATGATGTTAAGCGCGCCATCGCCATCAATATCACCTTCTCTGACCATACTCACAATCTCGTCCTCCTTCAGATCATGCAGACCCAACAGGGCACTGTTCCTCCTCAGGCTCTCCAACGTGATCACCCTTTTCTCCTTGTCCATCAGAAGCTCAAATCCTTTCTCCAACTCCCTCATGAGACCCTCCCCGCCCAGCTTCTTCGCTATCACCGGCAGTAAGTCCTCGAAATCCACAGCCCCTTTTCCTCTCTCTGCATTTGCACCTGCACTTGCAGCCATCATCACTTTATATGTGAGTATGTTAATGGTGGAGAATGATTGATTCTGTTGAActgtttatgtatatatattgattGATGAAGGCTCAAGGCTCAAGGGATGGGATAGATGACAGCAATTTTGATTATTATTCAGAATGGGAACGTAGTTGCTTCCAGGCTTCCTAGAAGCTGGTTGGGGGGCATTTATGTCATTTTACAGCACTTGTGTTTGTCAACATAAAGGCTTTGACAAAGACATGACCACTGCTTTTACGCAGTTAATTCGTATGTGATCTGTGAAGCCACACCCACACGGATTCATTATGAACATGATTAGCTTTCTACAGCTTTCAGTTTAGaaaaggtcaaaattaaataattcacTTTCATAAATTGGGATGAAGGAGATTATTGTTGTCAAAAGAAGACCAATAAAAGATTGATGACGTCATTGTTCACAAGGGGTTACTCGTGCGGTCTTTTGTTGGGTtcggtggttttttttttttctagcaCTGCAAACACCGGTTAAGTTTCCTAGCAGGAAAAGTAACACCCAGTATCCAggggacggatccagaaatttAAGAGTAAAGAggccaaaaattaaaatattatataattaaatataatattatatatttaataataaatataattataattaatttttttatatttttttataattttatatctaataaaatataaaattatatatttttaaatattttattaattaatttactttattaaatatttatgtaacgataaattatatttttatgttttatatcattaaaaaatatgacataaaataatataaattaattacattaataatttgttacgtgaatttaaaatatattaaaatatttttatataataataggataaaaattaattaaaaaagaataaaaaaacaactaaataaaattagaaaaaaatattattataaataatattaaagtattttatatgattataaatgttaaaattaatcttaagaaaaaaatataaaaaaaatttgaattaaataaaaaatataaataatataaatatatctagaaaaatttaaatcttattacataaaaaataataactctttttttttatcaaaaatagagACTCAAACCTACatcctcttaattgagtatggaaacaTTATACCATTTAAACTATAGTtcattaataagaataataattctTTTTACTATcactatattattaaattttattctatacaagaTATCTATTATAATAGTatataagtttttaaaatttgttgaggAGGCCAAGGACACTACTTGCCCCTCCCTGACTGCATCTGTATGATTCTATTCAGATTTGTGAATCGAACATATGCATGTCACCCATCTTTTCGACGGAAAATAATTTATGAATGGAACTAAAAATGGTGTTATGCAAGGTTATTGTAATATGGTGTGTTATCCTGGAATGTGGATCTGCCAAAAACAGCTTCTGAAAAACGCAAGTTGCGTTTTATTGATGAACAAAGATAAAGCCAATGCATGGATGGGATGTGTCTGCTGCACACTGAAAAACGCAAGTTGCGTTTTATTCTAGGACAGAAGTGAAACCAATGCATGGAAAAGGATTTGGTCAAGCTGAACTCCACAATCGCAAGTTGCGATTGTCACTGACCCTTGTTGCATGTTTGACGCGTGTCCGATGAATGGATTTGGAGAGGGCTTTAAAAAGGCAAATTTACAAACGCAGATGGAGAGAGGGAGAGTGTAACAAAGAGAGTTGAAGCTGCGGTGGAGGAGCATTGCAGTGTTGCCTgtgggaggaagaagaagaaataatagGCTGGGTTTaagtttatgaataaaaaaaatggttCGTAATTTTACGTTACCTGAAGAACACATTATTGAGTATTTGGATCATCCTCAAtaggtaatatttttttttattttatgataaataaatatatttatttttaatttattttttttatttgaacagTGTAATTGTTATTATTACTGTTAGTTAGtaacaacattattattattattattattattattattattattattattattattattattattattattattagttagttgcattattattattattattattattattattattattattattattattattattattattattattattattattattattattattattattactggtagttgcattattattattattattattattattattattattattggtagttgcattattattattattattattattattattattattattattattattattattattattataaccgtagtgtagaagtagaagtagaagtattattattattattattattattattattattattattattattattattagcagtagtagtagtagtaattataataatagtagtagttattattattattatgatgatgatgattattattgccctcaatatagtagtagtagtagtaataaccggattattattattattattattattattattgttgttgttgttgttgttgttgttgttgttgttgttgttgttgattaggATTAATACTATTGTGTTAGTTGTTGTTAATTTCAAtgaatattatcttttttttgcAAGCGATCAGAAATTTGTTGCCTAGAAAACTTGATCCGCCGGATGCCTTTAATGAGAGAGCTGCAGAGGCACTAGCATTAACTGGGTTTCAACATGTTTCGCGAATTGGTGAAATGAGAGGTCATTCTGCACTCTTAAGTGCCTTGGTGGAACGATGGAGGCCAGAAACCCATACGTTCCACCTTCCAGTTGGTGAAGTGACGGTGACGCTAGAAGACGTGATACATATACTTGGCCTCCAGGTTAACGGAGAACCCGTCACGGTTAGATCGGATAGCAGTTACCAGTTTTTGGTGGATAACTGCGTTGCTTGTTTTGGTCGGCAACCGGGTCCGGACGATCACGTGTTGGGCAAGGTAAATCTCCATTGGGTCCGGCGGTGTCGAGACAGTGAACCGTGTGACACGCAGGAGTCTATTGAGCGGTATGTCAGGGCTCACATTTTCTGCGTGCTTGGTACAGTGGTGTTTCCAGATAAGTCCACCACGTCTTTGAACTCGAAGTTTTTGCCTCTACTTCGGAATTTTCATCAGATCTCACAATACAGTTGGGGGGCAGCTAGTCTGGCACATCTATACAGATCGTTGTGTCGTGCATCGCGGTACAACTGTAAAGAGATGGATTGGCCACTGATTTTGCTTTTTGTTTGGGCGTGGGAGCGTATGCCGTTCATGGCCCCTATACCGCGCAATCAGCTTCTCGATATTGGTGTTCCACTTGCGCGACGGTATTGTACtttactgttattattattatcatcatcatcatcatcatcatcatcatcatcatcatcatcatcatcatcatcatcatcatcattataagcattgttgttgctgttgttgagGTCATCCTACTTGTGCGTAGGTGGAGTCATTGGCGCCGGCATACAAGATATACACGGAGGTCTACGGCGCAGTTTAGACGAGGACTCGATGACATGGGAGTCAACGATGTAAGTTTTAACCATTTAGGTTAGCGTCTTTGTTAAGAAAAATAATGTTACTAATAGGTCTCGTGCTTACTGGTGTGCAGTTTACATGGCGGCCGTATATCGACGTGGATGTTCCGATCGAACTCGGCGCAAATTTGTTTATGTGCTCCACGAAGTCGCCATTAGTGTCGTTCGAATGTATAGAATGACACCCAACAGATCAAGTTCGTCGACAATTCGGGTTGCAGCAGCTTCCACCAGACCCAGCATTTCAGATCGGTAGTGCTCATTGCAGGCGTTTGAGCGGTGCCCAGCATCATGACTGGAGAAATCGGACCAAGGAATGGCTTGACATGTGGCGTTCTGGCCGGTATGATAGACTGCAGGTAGGGGAGGAGATTGTCGACTTCCATCCCCTCCCATTGTACTATGACTGGTACACACAGCAATACGGGGGTCACCTACGACTGTCAGATAGAGTTGCAGGTGAAGAGGCCGACGCGAACGCACAGCAAGAAGGTCCACCACAACCAGCTGGACCTCAGCATCAGGAACCGGCCTATGATCAAGGGTTTCAGGTATCGTTAAGGTTTATTGGTGTTAATATTATCATTGTTAATTATAAGCTTTACTGTTATCGTTACTGATTAGCGTCATTCATTTACAATTAGGTGCCGCCATATGAGCCCCAGTTCCAGGCGCCTGCATATGAGCCCCACTTCCAGGCGCCTGCATATGAGCCCCAGTTTCAGGCGCCGGCATATGACCCCCAGTTCATGATGCCAGGGTATGAGCAGCATTATCAGGTGCCAGTATATGAGCAGCACGTTCAGGAACCACAACAACATCAGGCAGCAGAGCCCTACATACCACAGTTGCTCATTCCAGCAGATGGTCAGTTAAGTCCATTTGTTGGGCTTGATTCGATAAGCTTCTCTCGACTCATGAGAGAGACATCTCAGCTATTTCCAGCGCGAGAGCAGGAAGGGCCTGTTGGTAGTGAGCCGTCTGTTGGTCGTCGGGCCACGTCAGGTCATGATAGTGACTTCAGTATGGATCGATCACCGGGTCATGTAGGTCCTACTCGTCTGTCCGCACCACCACGCACTGCATTGTTTGACTTAAATGAATGCCCACAGTCGGaagagggatttctgggagatgCCCTCCAGCATGAGTCTCATTCTGGTGGATATAGTGATCGGGGCATGAGTAGATCCAGTGCTTATGACACTGGCGGTGCCAGCATGCCAGATGTCGGTGTTGGTGACTCCAGTAGTACTCAGGGTCATTCGTATAATTTACGGACACAGATTGCGCCTCCGGACAAATACACCCCATCTCAGTACGTGAAGAAGGCACCCAGGAAGTAGGTTGATGCAGTTTAGTTCAGTGATGTAGATTGTATGGTATGTTTAGACGTCTCTGTTAGTCACCTTTTCTATTACTATGTGTTTAGATGTTTGTATTAGTAATCATGTTAATTACTATGTGTTTAGATGTTTCTATTTCTAATCGTATCTGTTACTATGTTTAAATGTTTAGGCGTTTTAATTCAGTGATGGAGATCGTATAGTATGTTTAGATGTTTCTATTTGTAATCGTTATTTACTTCATACATAAATAAAACGCACAAAGACATAAAAAAGCTTACAAAAAAAGTTACATATAAAGGTCCATAAAAAGTTACATAAAAAGTTACATAAAAAGTCTTAATCACGATGGATTCCTGGCAGAGCTTGATTCTGCGCGCTGCGGACATCGACTCTGGCTATGTCCCTCCCGTCCACATATAGTACACCGGCGAGGACGACGCATGTCCCGcgaatccatctcattcaagtagcGGGTTGACTTGGGTCTTCCTTTCGTCGCGCGCCTCAATGTCCAATTCGCGATCACCTTCGCTCCTTCATACGGAGCCCACGTAGATGGGTCACCCATCGGGACAAACTCGCCTCTGTAGACCTTGCAGATTTCGGACATTTTGTACACGTCATTCACATATATTTGCCAATCAAGACGCTAGTTGGCGCAACATGCAAGGACGTGGTGACATGGGAGTCGCTCGACCTGGAAATGGCCACAATCGCAGTGTCGTTGCGCGAGATTAACGGTGTGAATGGAACCATCTTGCATTTCGCGAACCTCAAACATCTCGTTGCGCCTGTCGAACCTATTGACCACAATGCTGCCTGCACGTTGAAAACTTTCTTCGACTCTTTTGGTGGCAAATTCTGAATATGTGAATCCATTGCGAACACGCTCATGAGCCTCGGCGCTCTTCCGAGTGAACAGTTCATTCAACCGATAGAAAGTAGACCTAACAATGGCAGTCACAGGAAGGTTGCGTGCACCCTTCAGGACAGAATTTATGCACTCTACCAAGTTTGTCGTCATATGTCCCCAACGATGACCCCCGTCGAATGCCAACACCCATCTCTGAACACCGATCTCATCACACCATTGCGCATACGCCTCACCCCGCTCTCTCAGCCTTTGGTAGTTTTTGTTGTACTCTTGCTCCGTCTTAGAATATCCTGTTGGAGAAATCATTTAATCATAAGCAGCTTGCACGAAATTAATAGGAACAGAACCATAACAACGAAATCAAATACCTGTGTTAACCACGAGTTTATGCAAATACGGAGCCTTGAACCTCCTTAAGAAGTTGGAACCGATGTGCCTGATGCAGTACATGTGCCACGCTCTTGGCGGTGACCATGCACCGTTGCTGCGAGCTATTGCTGCATCGATGGAGTTATGGCGGTCAGAAATAATGCCGACGCCATCGATGGTAACAACATATCTCCGCAGGTTGCTTAGGAAAAACTCCCACGCGTCTGCCGTCTCACCTTCGACTATTGCAAACGCAATAGGCACAATGTTCTGGTTCCCATCCTGTGCAACGGCAACTAGAAGCGCACCTTTATATTTTTCGTACAGGTGTGTGCCATCAACCTGCACCAGTGGCTTGCAGTGTCGGAATGCTACTATACACGGATAGAAGCTCCAAAAAACGTGATGAAGAACTCTTACACCTTGAACCTCCTCACTCTCACGGTAAACAGGGAGCGTCTTTATTTGAACACGAGACCTTGGCATCTTTGCAGTCATTGCTTTCAACCAAACTGGCAGAGTCTGGTAagaaacctcccaaccaccaaaaaCTTTTGCGACAgatttctgctttgccaaccaagccttgcgGTAACTGATAGTGTAGTTGAACTTTGACTGAACTTCTGCAATAATAGACTTCACCTTTATGGACGGATCTGCTTCGACCAACGGCCTAATGGCATCTGCAATTGTGTCTgagtccaacttggcatgatTTTGCGAGATCGTTCCCATGGTGCACGTGTGTTTGCCATTGTATCTCCTGATctcccaacaagctttctttCGAATCAAGCTAGCTCGGATAAGCCAATCGCACCCGGCACCATAACCCTTGCATTTCGCATAGAATGTCtgcggctcagactcatacacagtgtaatcaactcctctagagatagtgtagcttttgattgcagatatcacCGACTCTCTAGAGCCAAATTCCATTCCGACACTGAATTCACCATCTTCGGCCGCAGCGTTGCCTTCACCTACGATAAGCGCACCACCATCAGTCAGACAAGGCAAATAAAATGGACACTAGTGGTAACGTGAATTAATAACCATAATATAACATACCCATATTCGCATACTCAGGAAATTCTGGTGCATGCATGGCTTCGAGATCAAGAGTCCGCATAAATGTCGGAACACCAAACGGCTGCTGGCTTATAACATCATGCGCTTCATTTGGCACCGGCGGATTGCCTGCCAGATCTCCGTCATCGTTTTcgtcatcgacttcatagttGGCTTCGAACTCCTCTTCACTGTCGTCGTTATCTTCTTCCCAGCCTATATCCCCAAACTCGTTAATGTTGACCTCCTCGTCAAACTCGTCCACCCCCGTATgctgttcaaactcaacgtacagcTCTATTAGCGGCACCTGAAatcgggtttgttgataaatacaGAACATCTGCTGCATGCTTGCATCGTCAGTGATGGccattatttgaaactgtatcagcccaccaaatacttgtacaGGACTCTTGTACAAAATATGGCTCACCCTTTTCGAAATATGACTTGGTATGTTGACACAAAGACCATTTTGCAACTCTACAAAACTCGTGGTATATGGAATAGCAAATGAAAacggacattcacaaacaaaagtcactcctTCGTGTGTGTTCGGTATAACCTCACCGTTATAATACACTCGTATATTTGCAATACCTTTCATAATCTCACTTTTTTTACCCTTCTAATACTCAAAAAATCTCACAATTATGGGATGCATGAATGAATGAAAGGTGAAAAGGAGCACAACTGAGGGATTTAGGAGTCAGGTACGAGTTAGAGATAGCTGAGTTAGCAATTTATATGCAAGGCTCttcattaaaatattattttacatataaaacgcaacctgcgttttacggacttcaaaaaaaaaaatttttgcccAAATAAAACGCAACATGCGATTTACTCTGCCCAAAAAAAATTCTGAGCCCATCACTCTGACAAACGCATCATGCgttttaagttaaaaaaaattttttaatgccaATTTGACAAACGCAACATGCGTTTGTTGTGCTTCCATGCAAAAATTTTCCTTAGcttcagaaacaaaaaaaaaactaattgtaaaaaattaaaaacgcaACTTGCGTTTGTGGTCTGGTCCATAGTAGTGGAAAAATTAGTGAAACACCCATTTCAATGCACATCACCAAACCCTTTTCCATATCAAAATTAATCAGCCTCTTTTTGATCTCTAATTAGttgattattattaaattaaagcaATATTTTTAGTTGAAAGGAAAATGTCATCGTGGGTGTGCCGGAATGTTTAAAACGAGAGCTTCATGGAAATAAA
This region of Arachis hypogaea cultivar Tifrunner chromosome 8, arahy.Tifrunner.gnm2.J5K5, whole genome shotgun sequence genomic DNA includes:
- the LOC112708396 gene encoding fasciclin-like arabinogalactan protein 21; protein product: MAPRCSCWFPVYFLVSVTLGVIAISSAVHSSSKNSSQEVTPPIPNDVSLNASEALRRAGFTVIADLLHHKPPFFHPPNNSTIFAIKDSAITDNSSLPPWLLKNLLLYHTATSIYTMQDLLNNTTLGSCLPTLFRQKKLSVTKIDPNLRTIEINRVLISNPDIYLDSQLAVHGVLSPFASVRRQDPQSWGLDDAQPPTCRVNMNTRRNPPPAQASNGYSSSSNNQSAIEWNRIVQLLGSKGYSSFSIALHSVLEGISKDSVGLTSATIFAPPDMALLGYPSTLLDRAVRLHILPKRLTYQELTLLPVRSLLRTLMPDDELEIDGVLGFLPGVVISGVEIVAPDMLTSDGFVVHGISRPFKMPELTA
- the LOC112707045 gene encoding calcium-binding protein PBP1 is translated as MAASAGANAERGKGAVDFEDLLPVIAKKLGGEGLMRELEKGFELLMDKEKRVITLESLRRNSALLGLHDLKEDEIVSMVREGDIDGDGALNIMEFCVLMFRLSPQLMEDSCFLLQQALQHELHASTVFY